The Syngnathus typhle isolate RoL2023-S1 ecotype Sweden linkage group LG16, RoL_Styp_1.0, whole genome shotgun sequence genome includes a region encoding these proteins:
- the htr1b gene encoding 5-hydroxytryptamine receptor 1B — translation MEGAGQVEPTQLPANASNISQPEDASEVVWSAHSLAYQITLASLLSAITLAISLSNAFVIATISQSKKLQTPANFLIASLAVTDLLVSILVMPVCVLYTVTHEWTLGQVVCDIWLSSDITCCTASILHLCVIALDRYWAITDAVEYSKKRTPGRAAGMVATAWVIAISISLPPLFWRQVKADELTSCSVNTDHIFYTIYSTFGAFYIPTLLLIVLYGRIYVEARKRILKQSPKKKKRVAGKRLTSAYLTTGSPGSNASTSPLQGGRHDAPSSDTNSSTSDNQVKVTLSDAALEKKRISAARERKATKTLGIILGAYIVCWLPFFIYTLVVAACDACVIQELFDFFTWLGYMNSLTNPIIYTMSNEDFKKAFHKLIRFRCCRG, via the coding sequence ATGGAGGGCGCCGGACAAGTCGAGCCCACCCAGTTGCCGGCGAACGCCTCCAACATCAGCCAGCCTGAGGATGCGTCTGAGGTGGTTTGGAGCGCGCACAGCCTCGCCTACCAGATCACCTTGGCGTCGCTCCTTTCCGCCATCACGTTGGCCATCAGTCTGTCCAACGCCTTCGTCATCGCCACCATCTCCCAGTCCAAGAAGCTCCAGACGCCTGCCAACTTCCTCATCGCCTCGTTGGCAGTCACCGACCTGCTGGTGTCCATCCTTGTGATGCCCGTGTGCGTCCTCTACACGGTCACCCACGAGTGGACGCTAGGCCAGGTGGTGTGCGACATTTGGCTGTCGTCGGACATCACCTGCTGCACGGCGTCCATTCTCCACCTGTGCGTCATCGCCTTGGATCGCTACTGGGCCATCACGGATGCGGTGGAGTACTCCAAAAAGCGCACGCCGGGGCGCGCGGCCGGTATGGTGGCCACCGCCTGGGTGATCGCCATCTCCATCTCGCTGCCACCGCTCTTCTGGAGGCAGGTCAAGGCGGACGAGTTGACCAGCTGCAGCGTCAACACGGACCACATCTTCTACACCATTTACTCCACCTTCGGCGCCTTTTACATCCCCACCCTGCTGCTCATCGTTCTCTACGGTCGCATCTACGTGGAGGCGCGCAAACGCATCCTCAAGCAGTCccccaagaagaaaaagagggtCGCGGGCAAGAGGCTCACTTCGGCGTACTTGACCACGGGCTCCCCCGGCTCGAACGCATCCACTAGCCCCCTGCAGGGCGGCAGACACGACGCGCCGTCCAGCGACACCAACTCGTCCACTAGCGACAACCAGGTGAAGGTGACTCTGTCGGACGCGGCTCTGGAGAAAAAGCGCATTTCAGCGGCGAGGGAAAGGAAGGCCACCAAGACACTGGGCATCATTCTGGGCGCGTACATCGTGTGCTGGCTGCCCTTCTTCATCTACACGCTGGTGGTGGCCGCATGCGACGCCTGCGTCATCCAAGAGCTCTTTGACTTCTTCACCTGGCTTGGCTATATGAACTCGCTCACCAACCCCATCATATACACCATGTCCAACGAGGACTTCAAGAAAGCTTTCCACAAACTGATTCGCTTCAGATGCTGCAGAGGGTGA